ATATTAAACCATGtatccctgtgtttctgtttTGCAGTGAAGGAGGACTGTGGCtctgaagaggaggatgaggaggaagggggggaggaggaggaggaggagggggtaaggATGCCCTGGTAGAGGAGATGCTACAGTTGGAGGATACAGCGGTCATCTACCCCGAAGCTCCAGAGGACGAGCAGAAGAGCATTTCTGAGAGACGGGTCCCAGACGAGAATGGTACATCACTGCACCGTAAAACTCGTACCTTATTTTTCTACTCATAATGATGCTATCTTCAGAGAGACAGCAGAGCTTTTCAGTGATTTGGCACATAAAACATGGTCTTCCACGTTTAATGTATTTtccttctctctatctatatatacagGCACGCCAGACGCTCTTTCCCAGCTCCTGACCTGCCCGTACTGCTCGCGGGGCTACAAACGCTGCACTGCCCTGAAGGAGCACATCAAGCTGCGCCACGAGAAGAGTGAGGACAACTTCAGCTGCTCCCAGTGCAGCTACACCTTCGCCTACCGCACACAGCTGGACCGTCATATGACCCAACACAAGACTCAACACAAGGAACCTGTACAGgtaccacaaccaacatgttggtttgtgtgtgtgtgtgtgtgtgtgtgtgtgtgtgtgtgtgtgtgtgtgtgtgcgggtatgcctgtctctgtgcctgtttcTTTCCTTGTCCCTGTGATTGGAGGATACCCTGTTGGAGGATTCTGGCATTCCTAcctattccctcctgattccaggGATCTCCAAacgggatttctggaaaacctgtgtgtttTGGGACAGATCCCAGACTTTTGCAGCACTAATGCTGTCATTGCTTGAGCTCACTCCCCCTCACAGACTGCCTGTTATTAATATACGATCAGTCCTCCCACTTttatacaaataaaaatatattttatattcttcaaagtagccactcttggcattctctcaaccagcttcatgaggtaatcatcTGGACTGCATTTCAATTAAGagtgttaaaagttaatttgtggaatttctttccttcttaatgcgtttgagctttAAGGtaagggggtatacagaagatagccctatttggtaaaataccaagtcaatgttatggcaagaacaccTCAAATATGCAGAGAGAaacgacagttcatcattactttaggacataaaggtcagtcaatccggaaaatttcaagaacttttaaagtttcttcaagtgcagtcgcaaaaaccatcatgttcaatgatgaaactggctctcatgaggaccgccacaggaagggaagacccaaagttacctctgctgcagaagataagttcattagagttaccagcctcagaaattgcagcacaaataaatgcttcacagagttcaagtaactgacacatctcaacatcaactgttcagaggagactgcgtgaatcaggccttcatggtcgaattgctacaaagaaaccactactaaaggataccaataataagaagaaacttgcttgggccaagaaacacgagcaatagacattagaccggtggaaatctgtcctttggtctgatgagtccaaatttgagattttggtttccaaccactgtgtctttgtgagatgcagagtaggtgaacggatgatctccacatgtgtggttcccaccgtgaagcatggagaaggaggtgtgatggtgtgggggtgcttggtTGGTGACATTGCctgttatttatttagaatttaaggcacacttgaccagcatggctaccacagcattctgcagcgatacgccattccatctggtttcggcttagtgggaatatcatttgtttttcaacaggacaacgacacaacacacctccaggctgtgtaagggttattcgaccaagaaggagagtgatggagtgctgcatcaaatgacctggcctccacaatcacccgacctcaacccaattgaggtggttagggattagttggaccgcagtgtgaaggaaaagcagccaacatgtgctcagcatatgtgggaactccttcaagactgttggaaaagcattccaggtgaagctggttgagaaaattccaagagtgtgtaaagctgtcgtcaaggcaaagggtggctactttaaagaagtAGCCATCCTTCCCAGCCCCACTAACACCCCACTAAACGTAAATAATTTTGATTTGTATGACACTTgtttggctactacatgattccatatgtgttatttcatagttttgatgtcttcactattattctacaatgtagaatatagtcaAATGAAAAGAAAAACTGTtgaatgtgtccaaacttttgactggaactgtatatTATAAAAATTCCTGGATGTTTATCTGCTCCTGTGGAATAAATTAACTTTATGGATTTCTGTTTTGCATTACGATTCATAATTCTGTCTTATCTCAGCACTGTTTTTATCACTGTCTGCTGACACAGATGCAAACTAAATTTGCGTctcaaatagaaccctattccctatataatgcataCTTTTTTCTGGTCAGAAATGTGCACTgcatcgggaatagggtgccatttgggatgaacacAACATTTTAGCTGACCTATTAAATGTTTAAACCCGTATTTGAATTGTACTGTACAGAACTCTCCCTTTATTCTTTGACAGAGCAATTTGAACCAAGATGTCTTTATCCAGAGTgactgcatacattttcatactatTTAGTACAGGTTCCCCATGGGAATGtagcccacaaccctggcatcCAAGCACCATgtcctaccaactgagccacgcaggattactgttactgttgactgGGAATGCATTACACGCCCTTCAGACAGCAACATGAGTATGCACTGACTTCAGACAGCAACATATGAGTATGCACTGACTTCAGACAGCAACATGAGTATGCACTGACTTCAGACAGAGTACTGTTGTGACATGTAATATATTCACCCAGACCAAAACATCCCCATGAACAACACACACATTAACTACACTGTACACGTTGACTGAAGAGGCTTCTCACCATGCACAACAAACACattgcctgtgtcccaaatggcatgctattccctatataccaCACTActttgcactacttttgaccagagcccagaaccctggtcaaaagtagtgcactgcattgggaatagggttccatttgggacgcaaaaaTTAACTATGCTGTACCCGTTGACTGGAGAGTGTCCTCACTCACccgtctgtccttctgtctgtctgctagcgCCACACACCCcaaaccaccacaacaacaggggGGAATAGGAAGTTCATGTGTACAGAGTGTTCCAAGGCTTTTAAATACAAGCACCACCTGAAGGAGCACCTGCGTATTCACAGCGGTGAGTAATACTGGCAACACCTTGGTCACCATGGCAACACACACATGGGATGACTCACATGGTTAAGTCCCAAATGCTATCCTATTCTCTAATATAgcgcactaattttgaccagagccctattggccaATTGGGACACagtcctggtcaaaggtagtgcactataggctATAGGGAAGAGGATGTCATTTGGGACAGAATCCTAGTGACTATATTCACAGCACTGCTGGTCCAGATGTATCTAACCATTTCCTTTGATATGTTTATAATATGCCGCTCTATAATTTCTGATTCTTGATTATGATAATTATTGAATCTGTGCTTCTGGCCAATGTGTCATAATTCTGTTGCTGTTGGCTTCAGGGACATGACTCCATTACCTCAGCCTGTTTGTTAATAATAGGTgcatctgcatcccaaatggcaccctattccccaggtagtgcactacttctgaccaggacccataggcgtcaaacgtagtgcactatatagggaattgggtgccatttgggacacaaaccttATGTTTTCAGATGTTTCCTGGAAGTAGCTTTATTTGATTACTCTATTCTTCTTATTTGACAAATTTCTCTCAGGAGAGAAGCCATACGAGTGCCCCAACTGTAAGAAGCGATTTTCCCACTCCGGGTCCTACAGCTCCCACATCAGCAGTAAGAAGTGTGTTGGCATGGTGCCTGTCAACGGTACCCCGACCAGTCATGAAGGCCTCCCAGACCCCCACCACCCAGAACCAGCTTTCCGGCACTGCCCCCGTAGCCCCTACCCGACTGCTCCTCCGGGGGGAGAAGACAGATGGCAAGCCCCTTCAGGAGCAGCTCCCCGTCAACCAGATCAAATCCGAGCCGGTGGAATATGAGTACAAGCCGGTGGCGGTGGGGCCTAACGGGGCAGCAGGGACTAACGGGACAGTGTTTACCGGTGGCATGGCGGTACCCCAGGGCACGGTCCAGGCGGTGGTACTGCCCACCGTTGGTTTGATGTCTCCTATCAGTATTAATCTCAGCGACCTGCAGAACGTACTCAAGGtttgatttgtatttatttgccGATTTAAAAACAGAATTCAACCATGCATTTAAaatgattatttttttaaatacaaaaagGTGTAAAAGGCCCCTTGCGGTCAGAAATGACCAAATCTAGCTATTGTATGGAGCCCCTTGATGTTGTGGTCATTTGTTAACCTCGCAGTTGGTGTGTCTATCATCCCAGTGACTTTTCACATTTGAACATGAAGCTTTAGTACCACTACTCATCAAGGATAGCACCAAAAAAAGGtttcttatttccattgtggtgcTCTTATTTCCAAGGTGGCCATGGATGGGAATGTGTTTCGCCAGGTGCTGGGGACGGCCAACGGGCTGGTGACGTCCAAGCAGGGGGTGGTGGGGCAGGCTGGGCAGCAGGTCATCTCAGCCATCAGCCTCCCTGGCTTCGTGGACCAAGACGGAACCACCAAGATCATTATTAACTACACCCTGGAGCCCAGCTTGGCCCAACAGCCCAGCGCACCTCAGCTCCTCAAGAAGGAACCTCTCCCTGCCCCCAccaccacaaacacacagccagCCTCCAAAGTAACAGAGATACTCACCCAGGACCTCAGCATCATCAAGACCGAGCAGCCCGACTCGGAGTctgagaaggagatggagaaagaggaggCTCAGACCGAggcagaggcagagcagagtaagGAGGGTGAAACAGCAAAGGCCCAGACAGGCAAGACAACATGTCTGCTGTGTGATGACTGTCCTGGTGGTTTGGATGCACTACACATGCTCCAGCACTGTAAACCTACCAATGGGGAGGGGGGTGACGTCAGCCCCCTGGACCCCTCTATCGCCGCCCTGCTGGCAGAAGCAGGGATAACACCAGGCCAGCCCCCTCTGAAGAACCTGCTCTCCCTCCTCAAGGCCTACTTTGCCTTAAACGCAGAGCCCACCGAGGAAGAGCTGGCCAAGATCTCTGACAATGTCAGGTTGCCCGTGGACATAGTCAAGAAATGGTTTGAGAAGATGCAGTCCGGTCAGATTACTGTAGAGCCCCCTGGTTCCTCTTCCCCTCTACCTTCAACAGGTCCTAGCACAGAGACCCAGGCGGCCCAAGAGAAGAGCGGAGAGCAGACAGAGGAGCAACTCGCCTCGGCCCAAACCCAGGAGACATCATCTTCCCAACCTCCCAAAAGTTCCCCTGCCTCGACCTCCGCCTCCCCCTTGGTCTCAGCCTCGGCTCCTTCACCACTAAACCTCTCCTCCAGCGGCCGGGTCATCGTGAAAACGGAGGAGGACTCAGAGGGCGAATCTCAAGATCTTCCCCTGGACCTGTCCCTTCCCAAGCAGCCCCAATCAGAGCCCCAGGTCCCCCATGTCCCCCAGGAGCAACCCCTCAACCTCACCTGTTTGAAGAAGGAAACGTCCCATCCCCAGCTCCAAACCCAGCTCCAGTcccagctccaaccccagctCCAGGCCCAGatccaggcccagctccaaccccagctccaggcccagctccaaccccagctCCAGGCCCAGCTCCCAGGGTTCCAAACCCAGCTCCAGGCTCAGGGAACCACCAACACCATCTACGTCACTTCCCCCCCGCAGATGGCCACCTCCAGCCCGGTTAACATCATGACCACCCAGCTAGTAGCCATCACCAACCAGGGCAGCGGTGTGCCCTGTCTCAGGGCCATCTCCACTGGCACCACCAAACGGACTATTCTCATCCCCCAGCTTACCTACACATACACCACTAAAGCAGGCAGCAACGCCACTGGGGCCGACGGAGCCCAGAAGACTGTCATACTCAATGGTTGCCAGGTTGGTTTGTGAGCAAAGCTATTCACAATGTGTGAGATGAGACAATAggaatatatacagtagatgggACACAGAGATGGTTATTCATCAATATTAGGGGAAAATCAATcagtgaaggagagggataccacacacacacacacacacacacacacacacacacacacgtgtctaacagaacacattgATTCAGTTGAAGAGCAGAGGAGAAATGAGGAGGAATGCACTGTGAGTTTCCTGCAGTTTTACTGAGTAGCCTGAATAACCCAGCACCAAGAAGTAAGTCTGCATCTCAATTGGTactctataccctatatagtgtagaacttttggccagggcccatagtgctctggtcaaaagtagtgcactatatagggaatcggaTGCAATTTGGAACGCTTTCCCCCTGCCTGTGGAAAAATGAAAGCAGTCCTGGCTGAATGGTTTGGGCTCCCTCCAGGCTTCCCTGAGCTGGATGATGTATGTACCAGGTGAAGTTACCTAATACTCTGTGCGTGCATGACAGCAGACAGAATTATCTGCCGCAGCCTGGAGTTGAGTTGGATTCTTCCAGTAGGAGTCaagggatggtgtgtgtgtgtgtgtgtgtgtgtgtgtgtgtgtgtgtgtgtgtgtgtgtgtgtgtgtgtgtgtgtgtgtgtgtgtgtgtgtgtgtgtgtgtgtgtgtgtgtgtgtgtgtgtgtttgtgtgcgtgtgtgtgtgtgtaaagaaagactagcagaatgaatCCTTGCATGTTTATACATGTGAGCAGCTCACAGCGCGTTGTCTGTCTGAAAACCCACGTCTGTCAGTGTCTGGCAGACAGATCTATCTAAGTACTCCTGCTGGCTCACTAGAACTGACACAAAGGCCTGTGACAGTGGAAACACTGTGTTTTACATACTGCTGCTTTTATGGTCTAGTCTTGCATGATTATACAGTAATAGCAATGTCACATTAGAACAGATTTCGGGTTTTGCATTATCATTATTTTGCTTTGTAAGAACTGGGAAAATGTTTATGTAAAGAAAAGCATAATAAGTGAAATACTTAATAATAATGATAAATGATTAAAGCATCTCTCTTTTactttgaggaggaggagaaggcagaCACCAGTTCAGAGAGCGTGTCGGCGGTAGAGGAGCAGAACGACTCGGACTCAGCCCCTCCACAGAAGAAGATGCGTCGGCTGGAGAGTGGCATGTATGCCTGTGACCTATGTGACAAGATCTTCCAGAAGAGCAGCTCCCTGCTCAGGCATAAATACGAACACACAGGTAAATCATATGCCCGGCGGTTGCGGGTCCATTGGGTCAGGGGCCGTATATAGCATCTCAGAGTGGGAGTGTGGATTTAGGATCAGCTTTGCCTTTTAGATCACGATGAATAAGATTATACCGACAGGTGGGAacctgatcttagatcagcactcctactctgataaTTCTTGACTTTTTAATGAGTGCTGCCCGGCCTGTGCCATTCCTTCTCGTCTTGCTATGAGACATTACTTCACTTCTTGCATGATATGAAGAATGTGGATGGCATTGACAGGCATTTAAAACACCAAGGTCTTTACTTTACCTGGCACTTTCATATGGTAAACCAATGGTTCTTCCCTGAAGATGGTATTTTagccagcttcaaacagctgaaaatacaatatttttggttatggaaaatatatttcacagcggtttagattgtACAGATTCTACCCAAtaactgcttgttttgtcacattaactgaaattaggcaaactatttgaatttttgcaaccaggaaatggaggagccatttttctgcatagtgcatctttaaaccACCTAATGTCCTCCTAAAACACACATGAATTATTTCCTATCAGATGCATGCGTAACTACTGGCTCCAGCACTTTGATTCGATTTGGATTTGCCAAAAAAGGCtctgtgtgcatcccaaatggcacccatgtagtgcaaatgtagtgcactacttttgaccaggacccataggagaatagggtgccatttgggacacaaagtcTGTTTACAATTAGCCGTACTCCATTCTATTCTGAGTGGGCAGGTGGGTATTGCTCTGGTCCAGCCATGACTGCACTACTCCCAGACCACACATAGCCAATGGCATTGTGAAGCCTGGGCCAAATGGCCCCATATCCCCTATACAGTGAACAACTTTTGACCTGGGTCCATATAggaaatagtgtgccatttgggaagcgaACCTGGCCTGGCATAGGACAGGCAGGCAGTGTCCAAATCACTTCAGAAAAGGGGATGGGCCCAGTTgaaccctttatagtgcactacttttaaccagggcccctgCTTGATCTCCATTCACACTAAGATGTTTGTTTATTTTACTGAAAAATATTCCTGTGCAACAGACCTGCTGGAATCCGTTTGGGAGAATATTCTGAAGTGTtttatgctgaacaaaaatataaatgcaacatgtaaagtgttggtcccatgtttcatgagctgaaataaaatatcccagaaatctTCCATATGCATAAAAAGTgtatttctctccaattttgcgcacaaatgtgtttacatccctcttagtgagcatttctcccttGCCAAggcaatccatccacctgacaggtgtggcatatcaagaagctgattaaatggaatgatcattacacaggtgcaccttgtgcttcggacaatgaaaggccactctaaaatgtgcagttttgtcacacaacacaatgctacagatgtctcaagttttgagggagcgtgcaattggcatgctgactgcaggattgtCTACCGGAGCTGTTGACAGAGAAATGTATGTTAAttcctctaccataagccgcctccaaatttggtagtacgtccaaccggcctcacaaccgcagacaacgtgtaaccactccagaccaggacttccacatccggcttcttcaccggCGGGATGGTCTGAGGCCAGCCACCCGGATAGCtgttgaaactgaggagtatttctgtctctaGTAGAGCCCTTTTGTgttgaaaaactcattctgattggctgggcctggctccccagtggatgagcctatgccctcccaagcccacccatggctgcaccactGCCCAGtcaatccatagattagggcctaatgaatttattgaaattgactgattttcttatatgaactgtcaCGCGGTAAAattattgaaattgttgcatgttgcatttatatttttgttcagtaatacTTAATTGTGAGGATTTGTGTTATGATACTGTTTCCATAACAAATGCTGTTGATTTCACAGGTCACAGTCTACAGGCAGGTCAGTGTAATGTAGACAGTGACAGACCTGATGTAATGGTAAAAgcaaggtgcacacacacacacacacacacacacacacacacacacacacacacacacacacacacacacacacacacacacacacacacacacacacacacacacacacacacacacacacacacacacacacacacacacacacacacacacacacacacagagcaaatCAAGAGTAATGGGTTGCGGATTGAAAAAAACTTGTTTACAGGGTTAAGCAGACATCTGTGGTGTGTTTAATGGAGAAGTTGGTTGAGTTTgaaactctgtttctctctccaactTTTCCAACCCAAACTCAGTATGTGGCTGTGTGTCTTTCAGAGGGTTTTAAATCAAGTTTCTGTTAAACATCCATGTACATTGGACACTAAAGTAATctactcttctctcttcttctcttctgtttTCAGGAAAACGTCCACATGAGTGTGGCATCTGCAACAAAGCCTTCAAACACAAGCACCACTTGATAGAGCACACGCGTCTGCACTCTGGAGAGAAGCCCTACCGGTGTGACAAGTGTGGCAAGTGTTTCTCCCACTCGGGCTCCTACTCCCAGCACATGAACCACCGATACTCATACTGCAAGAAGGAGCCCCAAGGAGATCATCAGGTGGGGCGTCGGCTCAGGATGACCCCCGAAATGAGCCCCCAAGCAGAGGAGCAGCAATCAGATAGCcggcccacctcccctccctcccaatTGGACTCagacgagagggagagtgaggaggagctggaggaagaggaaggagaggaggaaggcatggAAGCCATGAGCATGGACGACATACGGGTGGTGCAGGTGGGCGAGGATGATGAAGAGAGTGAGATCTACGAGGTGGAGGAGTTTGAAGGggagaggcaagaggaggaggaagaagggagcagagaggaggaggcacagcaggaagaggaggagggacagcaggaagaggaggagggacagcaggaagaggaggaggaagaagggagcagagaggaggaggcacagcagaaagaggaggagggacagcaggaagaggaggaggcacagcaggaagaagaggaggcacagcaggaagaggaggaggaagaagagagcagagaggaggaggcacagcaggaagaggaggagggacagcaggaaaagaaggaggaagggaggagagaggaagagaagtctGTACAGCAGGAGCAGGtgtgtgaggaagaggaggaagggagaagagaggaggaggaagaagggaggagagaggaggaggcacaccagaaggagggggaggaagaggaatggaggagagaggaagagagcagagaggagtctGTACAGCAGGAGAAAGATGTGtatgaggaggagcaggagatgGAGGTACaggtgatgggggagggggaggaaggagaggtagagaaggaaacTGTGGTAACAGAGAAGGCTAAGGAAACAGAGgacagaaagaaacaggagaaagatgtgtatgaggaggagcaggagatgGAGGTACAGgtgatgggagagggggagggaggagaggcagagaaggaAACTGTGGTAACAGAGAAGGCTAAGGAAACAGAGgacagaaagaaacaggagaaagatGTGTATGataaagagaaggaggaggagatggaggtacaggtgatgggagagggggaggaaggagaggcagagaaggaAACTGTGGTAACAGAGAAGGAAACTGTAGGAACAGAGAAGGAAACAGAGGACAAAGAACCGCATGTGGACAAGGAGAAGATTACAGAAACATTAGAAGATGGACAGAAAGAAACAGAGGAAAACAAGATGAACAGTGaatgaaaaatacattttgtgTTGAAAATGTCAaatagcaggacaggaaaatattGTCTTGTTGTCAGAAGaagaaacaaaacaaacatggcTGCCATGTTGATGCTGTGTTG
The sequence above is a segment of the Oncorhynchus nerka isolate Pitt River linkage group LG20, Oner_Uvic_2.0, whole genome shotgun sequence genome. Coding sequences within it:
- the LOC115101556 gene encoding LOW QUALITY PROTEIN: zinc finger E-box-binding homeobox 1-like (The sequence of the model RefSeq protein was modified relative to this genomic sequence to represent the inferred CDS: inserted 2 bases in 1 codon; deleted 2 bases in 1 codon), coding for MADGPRCKRRKQANPKRNNVTNYNNVVEGQSDSDDEDKLHIVEEDPDGDSTLPEDASVVLTQNGTETHQDTWDGVKEDCGSEEEDEEEGGEEEEEEGKDALVEEMLQLEDTAVIYPEAPEDEQKSISERRVPDENGTPDALSQLLTCPYCSRGYKRCTALKEHIKLRHEKSEDNFSCSQCSYTFAYRTQLDRHMTQHKTQHKEPVQRHTPQTTTTTGGNRKFMCTECSKAFKYKHHLKEHLRIHSGEKPYECPNCKKRFSHSGSYSSHISSKKCVGMVPVNGTPTXVMKASQTPTTQNQLSGTAPVAPTRLLLRGEKTDGKPLQEQLPVNQIKSEPVEYEYKPVAVGPNGAAGTNGTVFTGGMAVPQGTVQAVVLPTVGLMSPISINLSDLQNVLKVAMDGNVFRQVLGTANGLVTSKQGVVGQAGQQVISAISLPGFVDQDGTTKIIINYTLEPSLAQQPSAPQLLKKEPLPAPTTTNTQPASKVTEILTQDLSIIKTEQPDSESEKEMEKEEAQTEAEAEQSKEGETAKAQTGKTTCLLCDDCPGGLDALHMLQHCKPTNGEGGDVSPLDPSIAALLAEAGITPGQPPLKNLLSLLKAYFALNAEPTEEELAKISDNVRLPVDIVKKWFEKMQSGQITVEPPGSSSPLPSTGPSTETQAAQEKSGEQTEEQLASAQTQETSSSQPPKSSPASTSASPLVSASAPSPLNLSSSGRVIVKTEEDSEGESQDLPLDLSLPKQPQSEPQVPHVPQEQPLNLTCLKKETSHPQLQTQLQSQLQPQLQAQIQAQLQPQLQAQLQPQLQAQLPGFQTQLQAQGTTNTIYVTSPPQMATSSPVNIMTTQLVAITNQGSGVPCLRAISTGTTKRTILIPQLTYTYTTKAGSNATGADGAQKTVILNGCQEEEKADTSSESVSAVEEQNDSDSAPPQKKMRRLESGMYACDLCDKIFQKSSSLLRHKYEHTGKRPHECGICNKAFKHKHHLIEHTRLHSGEKPYRCDKCGKCFSHSGSYSQHMNHRYSYCKKEPQGDHQVGRRLRMTPEMSPQAEEQQSDSRPTSPPSQLDSDERESEEELEEEEGEEEGMEAMSMDDIRVVQVGEDDEESEIYEVEEFEGERQEEEEEGSREEEAQQEEEEGQQEEEEGQQEEEEEEGSREEEAQQKEEEGQQEEEEAQQEEEEAQQEEEEEEESREEEAQQEEEEGQQEKKEEGRREEEKSVQQEQVCEEEEEGRREEEEEGRREEEAHQKEGEEEEWRREEESREESVQQEKDVYEEEQEMEVQVMGEGEEGEVEKETVVTEKAKETEDRKKQEKDVYEEEQEMEVQVMGEGEGGEAEKETVVTEKAKETEDRKKQEKDVYDKEKEEEMEVQVMGEGEEGEAEKETVVTEKETVGTEKETEDKEPHVDKEKITETLEDGQKETEENKMNSE